In the genome of Populus trichocarpa isolate Nisqually-1 chromosome 6, P.trichocarpa_v4.1, whole genome shotgun sequence, one region contains:
- the LOC18099762 gene encoding chitin-binding lectin 1 isoform X8 — MVIKVVDLGCEKCHKKIKKVLCGIPQIQNQIYDKKENTVTITVVCCSPEKIKKKIYCKGGEAVKCIEIKLPPPPPPPSPPPPPPPPPPPPPSPPPSPPPSPPPSPPPPPCTCTCCEKCRRGPCCHHFCMPIVPPYFHVPCRWSECDLWGDGCCSCRSRGYYVCRSAYVYEEYYYPPTCK, encoded by the exons ATGGTGATCAAGGTGGTTGACCTTGGATGCGAAAAATGccacaagaaaatcaagaaagtaCTGTGTGGTATCCCTC AAATCCAGAACCAGATATATGACAAGAAGGAAAACACAGTGACAATCACTGTGGTGTGTTGCAGTCctgaaaagatcaagaaaaaaatatactgcAAAGGAGGTGAAGCTGTCAAGTGCATTGAGATCAAGCtgcctccacctccacctccaccttcaccaccacctccacctccacctccacctccacctccaccttcaccaccaccatcaccacctcCATCACCACCTCcatcaccacctccaccaccatgCACATGCACATGTTGTGAAAAATGCCGCCGAGGCCCATGTTGTCATCACTTTTGTATGCCAATAGTACCTCCATATTTTCATGTACCTTGTAGATGGTCAGAGTGTGATCTATGGGGAGATGGTTGTTGTAGTTGCCGAAGTAGGGGTTACTATGTGTGCAGAAGTGCATATGTTTATGAAGAGTACTACTATCCCCCGACATGCAAATGA
- the LOC18099762 gene encoding chitin-binding lectin 1 isoform X6: protein MVETKVTTMVIKVVDLGCEKCHKKIKKVLCEIQNQIYDKKENTVTITVVCCSPEKIKKKIYCKGGEAVKCIEIKLPPPPPPPSPPPPPPPPPPPPPSPPPSPPPSPPPSPPPPPCTCTCCEKCRRGPCCHHFCMPIVPPYFHVPCRWSECDLWGDGCCSCRSRGYYVCRSAYVYEEYYYPPTCK from the exons AAAGTCACAACGATGGTGATCAAGGTGGTTGACCTTGGATGCGAAAAATGccacaagaaaatcaagaaagtaCTGTGTG AAATCCAGAACCAGATATATGACAAGAAGGAAAACACAGTGACAATCACTGTGGTGTGTTGCAGTCctgaaaagatcaagaaaaaaatatactgcAAAGGAGGTGAAGCTGTCAAGTGCATTGAGATCAAGCtgcctccacctccacctccaccttcaccaccacctccacctccacctccacctccacctccaccttcaccaccaccatcaccacctcCATCACCACCTCcatcaccacctccaccaccatgCACATGCACATGTTGTGAAAAATGCCGCCGAGGCCCATGTTGTCATCACTTTTGTATGCCAATAGTACCTCCATATTTTCATGTACCTTGTAGATGGTCAGAGTGTGATCTATGGGGAGATGGTTGTTGTAGTTGCCGAAGTAGGGGTTACTATGTGTGCAGAAGTGCATATGTTTATGAAGAGTACTACTATCCCCCGACATGCAAATGA
- the LOC18099762 gene encoding chitin-binding lectin 1 isoform X5: MVETKVTTMVIKVVDLGCEKCHKKIKKVLCGIPQIQNQIYDKKENTVTITVVCCSPEKIKKKIYCKGGEAVKCIEIKLPPPPPPPSPPPPPPPPPPPPPSPPPSPPPSPPPSPPPPPCTCTCCEKCRRGPCCHHFCMPIVPPYFHVPCRWSECDLWGDGCCSCRSRGYYVCRSAYVYEEYYYPPTCK, from the exons AAAGTCACAACGATGGTGATCAAGGTGGTTGACCTTGGATGCGAAAAATGccacaagaaaatcaagaaagtaCTGTGTGGTATCCCTC AAATCCAGAACCAGATATATGACAAGAAGGAAAACACAGTGACAATCACTGTGGTGTGTTGCAGTCctgaaaagatcaagaaaaaaatatactgcAAAGGAGGTGAAGCTGTCAAGTGCATTGAGATCAAGCtgcctccacctccacctccaccttcaccaccacctccacctccacctccacctccacctccaccttcaccaccaccatcaccacctcCATCACCACCTCcatcaccacctccaccaccatgCACATGCACATGTTGTGAAAAATGCCGCCGAGGCCCATGTTGTCATCACTTTTGTATGCCAATAGTACCTCCATATTTTCATGTACCTTGTAGATGGTCAGAGTGTGATCTATGGGGAGATGGTTGTTGTAGTTGCCGAAGTAGGGGTTACTATGTGTGCAGAAGTGCATATGTTTATGAAGAGTACTACTATCCCCCGACATGCAAATGA
- the LOC18099762 gene encoding chitin-binding lectin 1 isoform X7, whose amino-acid sequence MVETKVTTMVIKVVDLGCEKCHKKIKKVLCEIQNQIYDKKENTVTITVVCCSPEKIKKKIYCKGGEAVKCIEIKLPPPPPPPSPPPPPPPPPPPPPSPPPSPPPSPPPSPPPPPCTCTCCEKCRRGPCCHHFCMPIVPPYFHVPCRWSECDLWGDGCCSCRSRGYYVCRSAYVYEEYYYPPTCK is encoded by the exons ATGGTGGAAACg AAAGTCACAACGATGGTGATCAAGGTGGTTGACCTTGGATGCGAAAAATGccacaagaaaatcaagaaagtaCTGTGTG AAATCCAGAACCAGATATATGACAAGAAGGAAAACACAGTGACAATCACTGTGGTGTGTTGCAGTCctgaaaagatcaagaaaaaaatatactgcAAAGGAGGTGAAGCTGTCAAGTGCATTGAGATCAAGCtgcctccacctccacctccaccttcaccaccacctccacctccacctccacctccacctccaccttcaccaccaccatcaccacctcCATCACCACCTCcatcaccacctccaccaccatgCACATGCACATGTTGTGAAAAATGCCGCCGAGGCCCATGTTGTCATCACTTTTGTATGCCAATAGTACCTCCATATTTTCATGTACCTTGTAGATGGTCAGAGTGTGATCTATGGGGAGATGGTTGTTGTAGTTGCCGAAGTAGGGGTTACTATGTGTGCAGAAGTGCATATGTTTATGAAGAGTACTACTATCCCCCGACATGCAAATGA
- the LOC18099762 gene encoding chitin-binding lectin 1 isoform X4 produces MVETKVTTMVIKVVDLGCEKCHKKIKKVLCGIPQIQNQIYDKKENTVTITVVCCSPEKIKKKIYCKGGEAVKCIEIKLPPPPPPPSPPPPPPPPPPPPPSPPPSPPPSPPPSPPPPPCTCTCCEKCRRGPCCHHFCMPIVPPYFHVPCRWSECDLWGDGCCSCRSRGYYVCRSAYVYEEYYYPPTCK; encoded by the exons ATGGTGGAAACg AAAGTCACAACGATGGTGATCAAGGTGGTTGACCTTGGATGCGAAAAATGccacaagaaaatcaagaaagtaCTGTGTGGTATCCCTC AAATCCAGAACCAGATATATGACAAGAAGGAAAACACAGTGACAATCACTGTGGTGTGTTGCAGTCctgaaaagatcaagaaaaaaatatactgcAAAGGAGGTGAAGCTGTCAAGTGCATTGAGATCAAGCtgcctccacctccacctccaccttcaccaccacctccacctccacctccacctccacctccaccttcaccaccaccatcaccacctcCATCACCACCTCcatcaccacctccaccaccatgCACATGCACATGTTGTGAAAAATGCCGCCGAGGCCCATGTTGTCATCACTTTTGTATGCCAATAGTACCTCCATATTTTCATGTACCTTGTAGATGGTCAGAGTGTGATCTATGGGGAGATGGTTGTTGTAGTTGCCGAAGTAGGGGTTACTATGTGTGCAGAAGTGCATATGTTTATGAAGAGTACTACTATCCCCCGACATGCAAATGA